A window from Microbacterium ginsengiterrae encodes these proteins:
- a CDS encoding NUDIX hydrolase family protein, which yields MAVRTPDPDPDGEDDDLSAFGELPNDAGNPGWLSEFELAEARRRLPMLYVEAIPVRTDGTGQVTEVGVLLRSTPLGEMTRTIVSGRVRFGETVRDALFRHIENDLGPMAFPLLPLQPQPFTVAEYFPLPGVSAYHDDRQHAVSLAFIVPVTGTCEPRQDALEVTWFSPEAAASDAVSAEMEGGRGTLIRTALATLGLLR from the coding sequence ATGGCGGTGCGCACACCAGACCCCGATCCCGACGGCGAGGACGACGACCTCTCCGCGTTCGGAGAGCTTCCGAACGACGCAGGCAACCCCGGGTGGCTCAGCGAGTTCGAACTCGCCGAGGCCAGGCGGCGCCTGCCGATGCTGTACGTGGAGGCCATCCCGGTCCGCACGGACGGGACGGGCCAGGTGACCGAGGTCGGTGTCCTCCTCCGATCCACGCCGCTGGGTGAGATGACCCGCACGATCGTGTCCGGACGCGTCCGGTTCGGCGAGACGGTCCGCGACGCGCTATTCCGGCACATCGAGAACGATCTCGGGCCCATGGCGTTCCCGCTGCTCCCGCTCCAGCCCCAGCCGTTCACGGTGGCCGAGTACTTCCCGCTGCCCGGCGTCAGCGCCTATCACGACGACCGGCAGCACGCGGTGTCCCTGGCGTTCATCGTGCCGGTGACCGGGACGTGCGAGCCGAGGCAGGACGCCCTGGAGGTCACGTGGTTCTCGCCGGAGGCCGCGGCATCCGATGCGGTCTCCGCCGAGATGGAGGGCGGTCGCGGCACGCTCATCCGCACCGCTCTGGCGACCCTCGGACTGCTCCGCTGA
- a CDS encoding alpha/beta fold hydrolase, protein MTDSLTIDANATRWSRGDRTGLPLLVLLHGYGSDENDLFGLVPSLPSGIAVASVAAPLTPPWPAPGRSWYPIEGDESRHPDAVTDAGRALLRWLDDAAADAPSVALLGFSQGAAVSLQAMRLDAARFGAIVALSGYASPGDLPGDDALRTSRPRVFWGRGTHDDVIPPVLIDHTAQWLPDHSELTGRVYQGLTHSVSEEELRDVHVFVEKWRDDATA, encoded by the coding sequence GTGACCGATTCCCTGACGATCGACGCGAACGCGACCCGCTGGAGCCGCGGAGACCGCACCGGGCTGCCGCTGCTGGTGCTCCTGCACGGCTACGGATCCGACGAGAACGATCTGTTCGGACTCGTCCCATCGCTGCCGAGCGGGATCGCCGTGGCATCCGTCGCCGCGCCGCTCACGCCGCCGTGGCCGGCACCAGGCCGCTCCTGGTACCCCATCGAGGGAGACGAGAGCCGGCATCCCGATGCCGTCACCGACGCGGGACGCGCGCTCCTGCGCTGGCTCGACGACGCGGCAGCCGACGCGCCGTCCGTCGCCCTGCTGGGCTTCTCGCAGGGGGCGGCGGTGTCACTGCAGGCGATGCGCCTGGATGCCGCGCGGTTCGGCGCGATCGTGGCTCTCAGCGGCTACGCGTCCCCCGGCGACCTGCCAGGGGACGACGCACTGCGCACCTCGCGCCCTCGCGTCTTCTGGGGGCGAGGAACGCACGACGACGTCATCCCCCCGGTGCTCATCGACCACACGGCGCAGTGGCTGCCCGACCACTCCGAACTCACCGGCCGGGTCTACCAGGGGCTGACCCACAGCGTCTCCGAGGAGGAACTGCGAGACGTCCACGTCTTCGTGGAGAAGTGGCGCGACGACGCAACGGCCTGA